cacatgcataattttgtgcactggaaaaaactttgacctttattttgacctagtgacctactttcacatttttgaaggtacaggcatcaaatttggaccatatgcatagtttcgtgtttcaaaatgaaatttgacattgattttgacctagtgacctactttcacatttctcaagctacagccttcaaatttggactacatgcatagttttgtgtaccgaaaaaactttgaccttgacattgacctagtgacctactttcacatttttgaaggtacaggcttcaaatttggaccacatgcatagttttttattctgaaataaaatttgaccttgattttgacctagtgacctacttttacatttctcaagctacagccttcaaatttggaccacttgcatagttttgtgtactgaaatgacctttgacctttacattgacctagtgacctactttcacatttttaaggtacaggcttcaaatttggaccacatgcatagttttgtattccgaaataaaatttgaccttgattttgacctagtgacctacttttacatttctcaagctacagccttcagatttggaccacatgcatagttttgtgtaccgaaacaaactttgacctttacattgacctagtgacctactttcacatttttgaagatacaggcttcaaatttggaccacatgcatagttttgtatttcggagtaaaatttgacctggattttgacctagtgacctacttttacatttctcaagctacagccttcaaatttggaccacttgcatagatttgtgttgtgtacggaaatgaaatttgaccttgagctagtcagtaagtcttgaaatttggaacactcaaaaatggcacattggtgggcgccaagatcactctgtgatctcttgttacataTTAAAAACAAACCACTACAtgtctttttagcccaccatcatcagatggtgggctattcaaatcactctgcgtccgtggtccgtcgtccttccgtccgtccgtccgtcagtccgtccgtccttccgtccgttaacaatttctcgttatcgcatctcctcagaaactacctgggggattttgaccaaactttgtcagaatgatgtattggtaccctagttgcgcccccctgaaaatcagactggttcaacaattttttaataagttatggccctttgtttatttctataatttacatagatttatatagggaaaaactttgaaaatcttcttgtccaaaaccacagagcctagggctttgatatttggtatgaagcatcatctagtggtcctctaccaagatgattcaaaatatttccttggggtctaatatggccccgccccgggggtaacatggtttatatagacttatatagggaaaaactttgaaaaacctcttgttcaaaaccacagggcctagggctttgatattttgtatatgacttcatctagtggtcttctactaagattgttcaaagtatccccctagggtcaaatatggctcagccccgggggtcacatggtttacatagacttacatagggaaaaacgttgaaaatcttcttgtccaaaccacaaagcctagggctttggcatttgtaatgtagcatcatctagtggttctctaccaagtttgttcaaattatccccctaggctcaaatatggccccgccctggggggtcacatggttcatatagacttatatagggaaaagattttaaaatcttcttgtcaataacctacaacattcaaatttggaccacatgtatggttttgagtggcaagatgaaccttgacatgagttgaccttgatttttttacctagtgacctactttcacatttctgtagctacagccttcaaatttggaccacttgcatagttttgtgcagtgaaaaaaactttgaccttgactttgacctagtgacctactttcacatttttgaaggtacaggcttcaaatttggaccacatgcatagttttgtgttctgaattgaaatttgaccttgattttgacctactgacctactttcacatttctcaagctacagccttcaaatttggaccacatgcatagttttgtgtaccgaaacaaactttgacctttacattgacctagtgacctacttttacatttttgaaggtacaggcttcaaatttggaacacatgcatagttctgtgttccgaaataaaatttgaccttgattttgacctagtgacctactttcacatttctcgagctacagctttcaaatttggaccacatgcatagttttgtgtaccgaaatgaactttgaccttaagattgacctagtgacctactttcacatttctgtagctacaggcttcaaatttagaccacatgcataggattgtgtaccgaaacaaactttgaccttgacattgacctagtgacctacttccacatttttgaaggtacaggctttaaatttggaccacatgcataaatttgtgttctgaagtgtaatttgaccttgattttgacctagtgacctactttcacatttcgtccttgaaattgatctagtgacctactttcacatttctcaagctacagctttcaaatttggaccacatgcaaagtgttgtgtacggaaatgaaatttgaccttgagctagtcagtaagtcttgaaatttggaacactcaaaaatggcacattggtgggcgccaagatcactctgtgatctcttgtaaacAAATATGCTAAAACCTGTCAGTTTTGTATCGACTTAGATCTGACATAAACATTAAGGATTGCTGATTAAGAAAGAAAAATACCAGAGCAGGTGGCATGAAAAAAAGAGagcttaaaacatattttattgtcttGGAAAGTCATATGCAGAGGtcttattttgtatttcattaatgCCTTCAAGGCACATGGTTCTAACAGCATTTTGTGAAGATTTCCTGTTGCTAGATGTTCTAGAAAACTTAAGAAAAATGGTCATTTATAATGTTATAAGAGACAGTCTTTTTACATTgctgttttcattcaaatgttAGAACAACTGCATGTAAGAGTTTATATAAATCTTGCATGAtaatatgtttgataattatggtttttcttcattaaaacgtttcaatacagaaaataattttgtataacgctacagtatgcacttaacttctatcattaacAACTTTTTTGAGTTTCAACAAtacatgagaaccataacaatcaaacagtaatataagtATGCTGTCTTTTACGCCTCATTTAAATGGATCATCAActgtgttgttgtacttataaaatagacttgtccagtttataggttggtcagggctacagatatgcgatatgtattgtattttgtcattatttttagctcgactattcatagaatagtagagctgttggactcgcccatgcctcggcgtcggcgtccgcatccgcgtcccgatttggttaagttttgtatgtaagctggtatctcagcaaccacgagtgggaatggattgaaacttcacacacttattcactgtgataaactgacttacattgcacaggtcccataactctattttgcttttttacaaaattatgccccttttttgacttagaaatttttggttaaggttttgtatgtaagctggtatctcagtaaccacttatgggaatggattgaaacttcacacacttattcactgtgataaactgacttacattgcacaggtccataactctgttttgcttttttacaaaattatgcccctttttcgacttagaattttttggttaaggttttgtatgtaagctggtatctcagtatccactaatgggaaaggattgaaacttcacacacttgttcactgtcatgatatgacatgcagtgcaaagggtcaataactcaactttgcattttacaaaattatgcacctttttaaacttaggagttttgggttaaattcttatatgtaagctggtatctcagtaccctctaatgggaatggattgaaacttcacacacttgtccactgtcatgagctgataagcactatgcaggttccataaccctattttgctttttttaaattatgcccctttttcgactttcgtattcattcaatcaacaaggctgttgaatagtcgagcattgctgtcctccgacagctcttgtttgagcaTGGATTCTATTCAGTTTGGAACCATCCACgtttacaaacacattttgtttattttatgaggagtaaATTATCATGTGGGATTAGTACATTGGTATGttattgttttatcagttgcagcagCTCGCAGAGTCCGGAGAGGAATCAGTGGTCCTAACTGCCAATGTCTTAGAAGGGACAGCAGATCACCTTGGATCCAACCGAGGGGCAGGGTTCCTTGAAGATCATGAACAGCTTCAGAAACAATTTCTCTCTTACTGTGCAGGTAATGTTACATGTTGTAGTTCACTGTGTCCCAGTGTGGGTGGGGGTTTAAGGTCCAATAGTCAGGTTCAGAAGACCTGTCAGTTTGAATGCAGATTGAAGGGCAAGCAGACAGTGCAAAAATGATGTCACATTTCATTCTCATTTGCAATAAAGGCTTGACTCTCAGCTTTTGGACCAGTGGATCTGCTACAAATGTTGACTTTTGGACTTACAAAGTTTTTACTGACAAAgatctaattcagagtcaagccctgagaaaagtcgagcaagCTGTCTTAGGGACAGCTCTGGTTATATAACATGCTTGTTCTTGCAGCCATGAAGAAAAGAAATAAACCAGTTACACATGGTAtaaaaaatttgtgttttatcTAGTATTTGTAAATCATcaacagcttttaaaaatttgattaattaaaaaagggttaaaccaaatttaaaaaaactgaaaaggaGCACATTCCCGTAATATACTATTCATTTCTTGTGTAAGTCATGTTTTCTGAAAGCATGGAACCAGCGTTTACAGAGAGTAATGTTACTTTCTCGcattataattatgtatacaaatggtattgtaaaatgtttacatttcttgggcatgaaatttcatgtttttggtcaaaatggcaatgtCTTGGGGAtctgaatttgtggatttcaacttttgaacatgaaatgaatggaaattttacttgttcgttgagattagatttcgtggattgactcaaccacaaaatccaaaaaaaattagACCCCCATGAATATCAGTGATTTCACAGAcataagaaaaacatgaaatatttctatttcagaaaCTAGAAGACTTTCAGTTGACGAAGAAGCTGATAATCTACCTCCGCGAAGTTCATTAAGTGATAATAATTTACTCTCCCCTACTCTTGTATCTTCTGTGTCACCATATCATAGAGTAAGTATAACTTGTCtgtttttaatatatacatgatatatacgTAGTTCAGCATCCATCACCCCTGCTTCCAGCTTCCTATgcttttacttaaacatcttctctgaaactgctgcATCCTTGTGTGAACGTCAGATTTACTTTGACGCTTTAGGGACAGCTGTAGCTATAGTTTTAGCTTGAGGAATATtccgagctattctactcaccctggcatttGTGTCAAACCTTGATGAAAGGTTTGTATGCAACtatgtatagctatcatttaaaagtaGATAGCTTTgtaacttattttatctttttttacctcactgggtcaagtcccataactctgacatatattttggttaaattatgccccctttggactttgaaaatccttgttaaagtattgcatgcaagttactgaaactaatgcaaatattggatttacagTAGGTATTTTAACATTtggggtaatattcctgcttctaggacaaatcgaatagtcaagcattggctgtgtcacggacagctcttgttgtaaaagcagaaaaaactttttttgaaacaACATCTTTACAATACCATTAAACTCTTTATAGACTAAATTTTGATCTTTAGCACTCTTTGTTGGACCTatctcaagtttgtttaaatggttacATAATTTTGGTCTGTTACAGCAAAACTTAGAAAATGctttataacttttaatgaaacTGCTTAATGAATGTTCTTGGTGAGAAGGAAGGTCAAATGGTCAAGGTTCACTTCAGGTTAGTCCAACTACTTtgacgtgatcctaggaaatattgagttttttagctcacctgtcacaaagtgacaaggtgagcttttgtgatagcgtggcgtccgtccgtccatgcgtgcgtccgtgcgtaaactttcgcttgtgaccactctagaggtcacatttttcatgggatctttatgaaagttggtcagaatgttcatcttaatgatatctaggtcaagttcgaaactgggtcacatgcggtcaaaaactaggtcagtaggtctaaaaatagaaaaaccttgtgacctctctagaggccatatttttcatgagatcttcatgaaaattggtcagaatgttcaccttgatgatatctaggtcaagttcgaaactgggtcacgtgcggtcaaaaactaggtcagtaggtctaaaaatagaaaaaccttgtgacctctctagaggccatatttctcaatggatcttcatgaaaattggtcagaatgatcaccttgatgatatctaggtcaagtttgaaactgggtcacgtgtggtcagaaactaggtcagtaggtctgaaaatagaaaaactttgtgacctctctagaggccatatttttcatgggatctttatgaaaattagtcagaatgttcatcttattgatatctaggtcaagttcgaaactgggtcatctccACATGTGTCAAACACTgcaagaccaaaatagtggaggaaatgcGATGAAATGGTCATCGCTGCCGGTTTGTGTTTAAATGCTGATCTTTTGCCCATTTTGACCTCTTTAATTGCTGTTTACCACAAAAAATATGGATAAAATCAAATGTTGTGAGAAAATGAAATGAGAGTTGattaaatttgaatgttttatgtGCTGCCCAAGATAGACACATGATTATGACACATTTCGTCtgtacaagtattttatttggtTCACCTGTCTTTTGAAACAAGTACATGTCAAAACTTTTTAAGGATTGATAGAATTCCAGAAAGAATGTGTTTTATATGCAGTCAAGTTTTTACTGACTGAAGGTCACATGCAAGGGCAGTAATCTTAACCTAACTATTCCTGTGTCAATGTGCCACTTTAAGCACAtgcaatattaaaattccttgCTCGCCTTGAAGCTTAGGCTCCTGGTAAGCTATGGTAACTGTAGGTGCATAATCTGTCATCTATTGTCTTGCTTCAAAAGTTTTTAACTTCAACATTTCCTTTGAAACTGCCGGCAGGCATTTCATCAAACTCGATcagtagcatccttgcatggacctttcttaaatttctaaaatagagaAGTATTAAAACTACTACTAAATGGGTCTTCACCATTcttggtctgtggcatccttTAAGTTTGAGGAACAGTTTTCGAGTTTTTTCAAAGATAGTTCCACCTGACTGCACTCCAGAGCAGCAAAAGCTATGAATAGAAAAGCATTTAAATGGAATGAATCTGTAGATCAGATGTACATCTACTCACTTCTACGGTATACAGGCTTTCTGGCGTTCTTACATTTTCCTGCTTTTTCCTACTTCTTGATGAAAACCTCCTACATCTACTTTTTTGCTTGacataaaaggaaaacaaataaaCAGCCTGTTCAGTAGTTATATATGCAGATGATGGACTCTTGATGTGTTGCTGGCAGTTTCTGGAGCCATTTGGTGCCTCCTGCAATACATTGTCTAATATCAAGGTACCTATAATCCTACCAAACCATATGGGCACATGATTCAAGCACAGAAGCTGCCAGTCAAGACATCTGTGGTCATCATTTTGGTTGCCAGTGTACAGGCCCAGATCCAGGGCAGGGCCAAGGGGGCTCATGGGGGCTCCTGCATCTGCAGTAGGCTGAGAAGTGGACAAAGGTACCCCTCCAATACCTATCACTCTCGCGCTAAGTGCCACAGTGGTTGTATTTTctttctagactggtgcccccaTCCCCCCCAGCCTGGTAGTAGGTGCAGTATTAACAGCTTTTAAGGTAAACATTGCAAATTCTATGTTAATAACctcctacttttcctacttttttgtcTGCAAACCTTTTGATTTTTCGTACTTCTTTGTGTAGGGtcctcctacttttctcctacttttttgcaAGGCCACGCTGGCAGGCCAGAGgtatagtaaatatatataattcatatcTAACAGCTATTTGTTTCCTTGCAGTCTGAGCCAGTGAGAAGCAGATATGACAGGGAGAGCAGTACCTCAGACTCAGTTTTCTCCCCTGATCGACGGAAGAGTTCTGCAAGCTCAAAGAGTTTGGACGAGGATGTGGCGATGCTTACGAGTCAGGAATATTCTGATACTCCACGATCTCTCAGTGATTCATCGACAAATTGGCCTCCCGATACATCTGGAGTCTCATTGGATACTGGTGACAGAGGGGCGGGGCTTAGATACGGTATAAATAGAAGTCCCACCTGCAGAACAGCTGAATTGTCAGATAGGTTGAAACATACATCAAAGAGCCCTATGAGTGATAGTGTggaaaatatcaaacatattACATTATCTAGTCCGTCTGAATTTCAGTATAGAAAATACCATCATCAACATTCTGGAAACTATCCGACTGTTAGTGCGGGTGCGTATGATCCGCAAAGACTGCCACCGATGTTCGAGTTCTCTAAACCGGCTCAGTTTCCGGCTTCAGCAGGCTCTGAGGAAAATAGTTTGTCGTACAGTTCAAAATCAAACAGTGGAATAGCGACAACAATGTCATCGACAACTGAAGAAGAAATGTCAGAAATTAGTCCAGGAAATGCGGGTCAGTCTGGTACGGGTGTTAAATTAGCTTATAGCAGCGAATCTTCTCCAAATACCGCAAATACAACAGAAGCGGTGTTCTCACCCTATGTTATGTATAAGGTACCTTTCTCAAATTACTCTGACAGAGGGATAAGGCAGCGGACGTCATCAGAAAATTACAAGCAGGGATATGAAGAGGAGGGCGGCGAAAATAAGTACAAGTCTCAGTATCCGACTCAAGACGGGGCTCAGGGGTCCCAGTCTGAAACAGAAACATATTGCGGAGCGGAGAGCAGGGAGTATCAGTCAGAATTGGGTGAAATTTATCGACTGCCCAAAAAACTTgaatcaaaaatgtataaacagagTAGCTCAGTGAGAAAGCATCCAAAAAGTGGTACGGAACGTAGAAGTTCTGAAACTTTGTCTGTTCATAGTTTTGAATCGAGTTCAAGCCAGTCTGTCATTCACGTGAAGGATGAAGATACAAGCACAGGTGACACAGTGAAAAGCCCGGATGTGATCTCGCAAAGCGaaatttcaaaaagttttgagGAGGCGGTAAAAATACAACAGAGTATATTTCATTCTAGCTTAGGCCTATTTTCTCCCCTACAAAGACAGTTTCTTCAACCGACCAGGCCATGTCCTCAACGTGAAAGAAGCCAGTCCTTGAGTGATTTTCATACATTGACTTCTCCTGAAATGGTGACACACGTTGGTCGTGCTCGTTTCCCAAGTTCAAGTTATGCTGAAAATTTGGACACTCCTCTTGTTATTGACGATGATTCAAAAACAGAAGGTGATACGCGGGAAGGGCTTGATTTAAGTAATAAAAAACGTAAAATGTCAGTAGATGATATCTACACCTCGGCGGCAGATGACCAGATGGAAGCGGCTGGTGTAAATGTACCAGCCAATCAGAACGAAGAACAAGAATACGAAAGACTGATGCAGGCTCAAAGTGGCGGCGCTACAGGAAGGGACGATTCGTCGTCTGGAAGTACGAAGAAATATGGAAAGGGTAACTTTATCAAAGTTGCAACAGGTTATCAGTGTAGAATTTGTTGCCGTGTTATACGGCACATGAATAATACGACAGCACATATGCGTATTCATGCAAACGTGAAGCCGTACAAATGCCAGGTGTGCAATCAGCAATTCAAATACGAAGTTGATCGCCGTTACCATTTCTCCAAGAATCACGTGGATCTCTTTTCAAAAATGTACTTTCCCGAAGAAAAGAAATCAGGATGATTTTACAATTattataacataaaaaaattcaaatagagCGGGTCAGAATGATCAGGGATGTGCACTTACCTCCATTTGTCAGATTTTTTTCTGCATTTGTCAGATAATTTTTCTGGATTTGTCAGATTTTTTCAGGACAATTTCTgttcatttctttttatatacctcTGGTAATGGTTATTTTTTTCTATCAATGcatttttcacagtttttatttttttaaatgaaaatgttaaaaaaattacaCTGCCTTTATACACTGTCTTAAAAAACTACGGATTTCGGAACTCCATTTTAGAGTTTCGTCATGGAAACAGAACTTTTTTCTAAACAAAGTTATTATTTGACAGTAGCGAATAAATGAAATTgaacattttctagaaaaagCAGGATTCTattcaaagatgtttttcaaGGCAGTGTGTTTTAAGttcatgatattttttcttaaatgtttacGTAAAAATCTTCAAGTAACCTGATACCTgattatgttgtttgtttttcatggaAAGTATTATAAAATcttcattttaatgtttcaaatattCAGTTAACTTGTATAGTTGATACAAATATAAGGTATTGATTCTGTTCAAAGCCCTTTTCCCATAGAAATACACATTTATgctttttacatgaaaaaaactAAGATGACTAAAGCCAATTGCTGGTACTATGGTGGGCTGTTATCATGTCACACTTTCGTATTTTGCTGGTAGGTCTTAGGGTACTGTAGTACCAGTATTTATAGAGGCAGAATATAGCCTTTATTTTAAAGTTCCATTAGGCTTTAATTTTCCTGTTAAGAACAAATGAATGGACTCTAGGTGTTACGCATACTTACTTTGATAGCAAAGCACTAGTTTCAATACTGCTCATGAACTTACACAATTAgcaccataaagggaggtaataaaaaacaatggatttagtaaattttttgtctattttttatatataataagacCTTTGagaaatattggagaaaacatCTATCGAAAATATGATTTGTCGCCCagtcgcttagctcagtagggagtgTGGGCTTTATACAGGACTGTTGTCTAGAATTTGGATTTTCAGTTAAACCATTGTCTAAAATAAGGGTTTTAAtagaaaaattattaaaagtgGGGCTTGAGCTTTTATTTGAACTCGTGTTGAGAAAGGGGACTTTGAATTGGAATCGTTaccttattttgtttttgaaatagaaACATAAATAATCAGTAAGTTTTTATATGACATTATAAATGTTATGTAAATTTTTGATGACAAACTTacatgagcagcgccatgagaaaaccaacatagtgggtttgcgaccagcatggatccagaccagcctgcgcatccgtgcagtctggtcaggatccatgctgttcgctttcaaagcctactgcaattagagaaactgattgcgaacagcatggatcctgcgcagatgcccaggctggtctggatccatgctggtcgcaaacccactatgttggttttttcatggcacggctcacattgTTGATCAGGAAGCATCAGAACCTAGGTTGTGCATTTGATATGTTtataaagttgttgttgttgttatcagtatgtaaatattgtgacCTTCATGCTTAaagcttttaatatttttctctgttattataattattacggTATAATTTTGTGTTTGTAAATACTGTCTTTCCTAATTGTTTAACTACtgattaaatgttgtttttttttttttttttttagctcacctgtcacatagtgacaaggtgagcttttgtgatcacgcagcgtccgtcgtccgtgcatgcgttcgtccgtccgtaaacttttgcttgtgaccactctagaggtcacattttttgtgggatctttataaaagttggtcagaatgttcatcttgatgttatctaggtcaagttcgaaactgggtcatgtgccgtcaaaaactaggtcagtaggtctaaaaatagaaaaaccttgtgacctctctagaggccacatatttattgcacaagagcttcatgaaaattggtcagaatgttcaccttgataatatctaggtcaagttcgaaactgggtcacgtgccatcaaaaactaggtcagtaggtctaaaaatagaaaaacgttgtgacctctttagaggccatatatttcatgagatcttcatgaaaattggtcagaatgttcaccttgatgatatctaggtcaagttcgcaagTGGGTCACataccatcaaaatctaggtcagtaggtcaaataatagataaaccttgtgacctctctagaggccatatttttcatgggatctgtatgaaagttggtctgaatgttcatcttgatgatatctaggtcaagttcgaaagtgggtcacgtgccatcaaaaactagatcaataggtcaaataatagaaaaaccttgtgacctctctaaaggccatatttttcatgggatctgtatgaatgttggtctaagtgttcaccttgatgatatctaggtcaagttcgaaactgggtcatgttcggtCAAAAGCTagatcagtagatctaaaaatagaaaaaccttgtgacttctctagaggccatactttttaattgatcttcataaaaattggtcagaatgttcatcttgatgatatctaggtcatgttcgaaagtgggtcacgtgccatcaaaaagtaggtcagtaggtcaaataatgaaaaaacattgtgacctctctagaggccatatttttcatgggatctgtatgaaagttggtctgaatgtttatcttgatgatatataggtcaagtttgaactgggtcaactgcgatcaaaatctaggtcagtaggtcttgaaatagaaaaaccttgtgacctctctagaggccatacccttgaatggatcttcatgaaaattggtcagaatgttaaccttgatgatatctaggtcaagtttgaaactgggtcacgtgccttaaaaaactaggtcagtaggtcaaataataaaaaaaccttgtgacctctctagaggccatacttttcatgggatctgtatgaaagttggtctgattgttcatcttgatgatatctaggtcaagtttaaaaatgggtcagctgc
This DNA window, taken from Mercenaria mercenaria strain notata chromosome 19, MADL_Memer_1, whole genome shotgun sequence, encodes the following:
- the LOC123542324 gene encoding uncharacterized protein LOC123542324, translating into MLLKQEGLLHKGPEFCQAVKFVIKLQISTLLQQLAESGEESVVLTANVLEGTADHLGSNRGAGFLEDHEQLQKQFLSYCAETRRLSVDEEADNLPPRSSLSDNNLLSPTLVSSVSPYHRSEPVRSRYDRESSTSDSVFSPDRRKSSASSKSLDEDVAMLTSQEYSDTPRSLSDSSTNWPPDTSGVSLDTGDRGAGLRYGINRSPTCRTAELSDRLKHTSKSPMSDSVENIKHITLSSPSEFQYRKYHHQHSGNYPTVSAGAYDPQRLPPMFEFSKPAQFPASAGSEENSLSYSSKSNSGIATTMSSTTEEEMSEISPGNAGQSGTGVKLAYSSESSPNTANTTEAVFSPYVMYKVPFSNYSDRGIRQRTSSENYKQGYEEEGGENKYKSQYPTQDGAQGSQSETETYCGAESREYQSELGEIYRLPKKLESKMYKQSSSVRKHPKSGTERRSSETLSVHSFESSSSQSVIHVKDEDTSTGDTVKSPDVISQSEISKSFEEAVKIQQSIFHSSLGLFSPLQRQFLQPTRPCPQRERSQSLSDFHTLTSPEMVTHVGRARFPSSSYAENLDTPLVIDDDSKTEGDTREGLDLSNKKRKMSVDDIYTSAADDQMEAAGVNVPANQNEEQEYERLMQAQSGGATGRDDSSSGSTKKYGKGNFIKVATGYQCRICCRVIRHMNNTTAHMRIHANVKPYKCQVCNQQFKYEVDRRYHFSKNHVDLFSKMYFPEEKKSG